In Massilia antarctica, the following are encoded in one genomic region:
- the nuoF gene encoding NADH-quinone oxidoreductase subunit NuoF, translating to MTSLHSRHIDPVILAGLDGQNWHLQDYVNRGGYSALRRILEEKITPEAIIAELKAGSLRGRGGAGFPTGLKWSFMPRQFPGQKYLVCNTDEGEPGTFKDRDIIRYNPHALIEGMAIGAYAMGITVGYNYIHGEIWAEYARFEDALDEARAAGFLGDKIMGSEFNFQLHAAHGYGAYICGEETALLESLEGKKGQPRFKPPFPASFGLYGKPTTINNTETFAAVPFLLNMGGEKYAAIGKPNNGGSKIFSISGDVNLPGNYEVPLGTPFAKLLELAGGMRGGKKIKAVIPGGSSAPVIRGDVMMNTDLDYDSIAKAGSMLGSGAVIVMDETRCMVKSLLRLSYFYYEESCGQCTPCREGTGWMYRMVHRIEHGQGRPDDLDMLNSIADNIQGRTICALGDAAAMPVRAFVKNFREEFEYHIEHKHCLVPAYI from the coding sequence ATGACATCGCTCCACTCACGTCACATCGACCCGGTCATCCTGGCCGGCCTCGACGGCCAGAACTGGCATTTACAGGATTACGTGAACCGTGGCGGCTACTCCGCGCTGCGCCGCATCCTGGAAGAAAAAATCACGCCGGAAGCGATCATCGCCGAACTGAAAGCCGGTTCCCTGCGCGGCCGTGGCGGCGCCGGTTTCCCCACGGGCTTGAAGTGGAGCTTCATGCCGCGCCAGTTCCCGGGCCAGAAATACCTCGTCTGCAATACCGACGAAGGCGAGCCGGGCACGTTCAAGGACCGCGACATCATTCGCTACAATCCGCACGCGCTGATCGAAGGCATGGCCATCGGCGCCTACGCGATGGGCATCACGGTCGGCTACAACTACATCCACGGCGAAATCTGGGCCGAATACGCGCGCTTTGAAGACGCACTGGACGAGGCGCGTGCCGCCGGCTTCCTGGGCGACAAGATCATGGGCAGCGAATTCAACTTCCAGCTGCACGCCGCCCACGGTTACGGCGCCTACATCTGCGGCGAAGAAACCGCGCTGCTCGAATCGCTCGAAGGCAAGAAGGGCCAGCCGCGCTTCAAGCCGCCGTTCCCGGCCTCGTTCGGCCTGTACGGCAAGCCGACCACGATCAACAACACCGAAACCTTCGCCGCCGTGCCGTTCCTGCTGAACATGGGTGGCGAGAAGTACGCCGCCATCGGCAAGCCGAACAATGGCGGCAGCAAGATTTTCTCGATCTCGGGCGACGTCAACCTGCCGGGCAACTACGAAGTGCCGCTCGGCACGCCATTCGCCAAGTTGCTGGAACTGGCTGGCGGCATGCGCGGCGGTAAAAAGATCAAGGCGGTCATTCCCGGCGGTTCGTCCGCCCCGGTGATCCGCGGCGACGTGATGATGAACACCGATCTCGACTACGATTCGATCGCCAAGGCCGGCTCGATGCTCGGTTCGGGCGCCGTGATCGTCATGGACGAGACGCGCTGCATGGTCAAGTCGCTGCTGCGCCTGTCGTATTTCTATTATGAAGAGTCTTGCGGCCAGTGCACGCCGTGCCGCGAAGGCACGGGTTGGATGTACCGCATGGTCCACCGCATCGAGCACGGCCAGGGCCGTCCCGACGACCTGGACATGCTCAACTCGATCGCCGACAACATCCAGGGCCGCACCATTTGCGCCCTCGGTGATGCGGCGGCGATGCCGGTACGCGCTTTCGTGAAGAACTTCCGCGAAGAATTTGAATATCACATCGAGCACAAGCACTGTCTGGTGCCTGCTTATATCTAA
- the nuoE gene encoding NADH-quinone oxidoreductase subunit NuoE — MLLSEQSYKKIDREVAKYPPDHKESAVMAALAIAQDEKGWLPPEVMQDVADYLGMPAIAVQEVATFYNMYNVKPVGKYKISVCTNLPCALSGGEHAGHYLQEKLGIGYRATSADGQFTLVEGECMGACADAPVMLVNNKRMCSLMSDSKIDALVEELKK; from the coding sequence ATGTTGTTATCAGAGCAGTCATACAAAAAAATCGACCGTGAAGTCGCCAAGTATCCGCCCGACCATAAAGAGTCCGCGGTCATGGCGGCGCTCGCCATTGCCCAGGATGAAAAAGGCTGGCTCCCGCCGGAAGTGATGCAGGACGTGGCCGATTACCTCGGCATGCCCGCCATCGCCGTGCAGGAAGTGGCCACCTTCTACAATATGTACAACGTCAAGCCGGTCGGCAAGTACAAGATCAGCGTGTGCACCAACCTGCCGTGCGCCCTGTCGGGCGGCGAGCACGCCGGGCACTACCTGCAAGAAAAACTGGGCATCGGCTACCGCGCCACCTCGGCCGACGGCCAGTTCACCCTGGTCGAAGGCGAGTGCATGGGCGCTTGCGCCGACGCGCCGGTGATGCTGGTTAATAACAAGCGCATGTGCAGCCTGATGTCGGATAGCAAAATCGACGCACTGGTCGAGGAACTCAAGAAATGA
- a CDS encoding NADH-quinone oxidoreductase subunit D, producing the protein MAEIKNYTLNFGPQHPAAHGVLRLVLELDGEVIQRADPHIGLLHRATEKLAETRTYLQSVPYMDRLDYVSMMSNEHGYVMAIEKLLGIDVPVRAQYIRVMFDEITRLLNHLMWLGTHALDVGAMGPFLYAFRDREDLFDCYEAVSGARMHAAYYRPGGVYRDLPDAMPKHKASIIRSAKAIDELNEHRQGSLLDFLDDFCKRFVTYVDEYETLLTDNRIWKQRTVGIGVVSPEAAKAMGFTGAMLRGSGVEWDLRKKQPYAVYDKMDFDVPVGTNGDCYDRYLVRVEEMRQSNRIIKQASAWLRANPGPVMTDNHKVAPPKRTEMKSNMESLIHHFKLFTEGFHVPPGEAYAAVEHPKGEFGIYIVSDGANKPYRLKIRTPDYAHLQSLDEMARGHMLADAVTIIGTQDIVFGSIDR; encoded by the coding sequence ATGGCTGAAATTAAGAACTACACCCTCAACTTCGGTCCGCAGCACCCGGCCGCGCACGGCGTGCTGCGCCTGGTGCTCGAACTGGACGGCGAAGTGATCCAGCGCGCCGACCCGCACATCGGCCTGTTGCACCGCGCCACCGAAAAGCTGGCCGAGACCCGCACTTACCTGCAATCGGTGCCTTACATGGACCGTCTCGACTATGTGTCGATGATGAGCAATGAGCACGGTTACGTGATGGCGATCGAGAAGCTGCTCGGCATCGACGTGCCCGTGCGCGCCCAGTATATCCGCGTCATGTTCGACGAAATCACGCGCCTGCTGAACCACCTGATGTGGCTCGGCACGCACGCGCTCGACGTCGGCGCCATGGGTCCTTTCCTGTACGCTTTCCGCGACCGTGAAGACTTGTTCGACTGCTACGAAGCGGTATCCGGCGCGCGCATGCACGCGGCCTACTACCGTCCGGGCGGCGTGTACCGCGACCTGCCGGATGCGATGCCGAAGCACAAAGCCTCGATCATCCGCAGCGCCAAGGCCATCGACGAACTGAACGAACACCGCCAGGGCTCGCTGCTCGACTTCCTCGACGACTTCTGCAAGCGTTTCGTCACCTATGTCGACGAATACGAAACCCTGCTGACCGACAACCGTATCTGGAAACAGCGTACCGTCGGCATCGGCGTGGTCAGCCCGGAAGCGGCGAAAGCCATGGGCTTTACCGGCGCCATGCTGCGCGGCTCCGGCGTGGAATGGGATTTGCGCAAGAAGCAGCCGTACGCCGTGTACGACAAGATGGACTTCGACGTCCCGGTCGGTACCAATGGCGATTGCTACGACCGTTACCTGGTGCGCGTGGAAGAGATGCGCCAGTCGAACCGCATCATCAAGCAAGCATCGGCCTGGCTGCGCGCCAATCCGGGTCCGGTCATGACCGACAACCACAAGGTCGCGCCGCCAAAGCGCACCGAGATGAAGTCGAACATGGAATCCTTGATTCACCACTTCAAGCTGTTTACCGAAGGCTTCCACGTGCCGCCGGGCGAAGCGTATGCCGCGGTCGAGCATCCGAAGGGCGAGTTCGGGATCTACATCGTGTCGGACGGCGCCAACAAGCCGTACCGCCTGAAGATCCGCACCCCCGACTATGCGCACTTGCAAAGCCTGGACGAAATGGCGCGCGGCCACATGCTGGCCGACGCCGTCACCATCATCGGCACCCAGGACATCGTATTCGGCAGTATCGACCGCTAA
- a CDS encoding NADH-quinone oxidoreductase subunit C → MTTKLEALELALRTALGEGAAISVALGEVTVVVKAAGYIAAMQTLRDHPALKFEQLLDLCGVDYSTYGEGSWEGARFAAVSHLLSIEHNWRVRVRVFAEDDDTPVLPSVVELWRSVNWYEREAFDLYGILFEGHNDLRRILTDYGFIGHPFRKDFPMSGYVEMRYDPEQKRVIYQAVTIEPREIIPRVIREETYGMK, encoded by the coding sequence ATGACGACAAAACTCGAAGCCCTTGAACTCGCCCTGCGCACCGCATTGGGTGAGGGCGCCGCTATTTCCGTGGCGCTGGGCGAAGTGACCGTAGTGGTCAAGGCCGCCGGCTATATCGCCGCGATGCAGACCCTGCGCGACCATCCCGCGCTCAAATTCGAACAACTGCTCGACCTGTGCGGCGTGGATTATTCCACCTACGGCGAAGGCAGCTGGGAGGGCGCGCGCTTCGCCGCCGTCTCGCACCTGTTGTCGATCGAACACAACTGGCGGGTGCGCGTGCGCGTGTTCGCCGAAGACGACGATACGCCGGTGCTGCCATCGGTGGTTGAGCTGTGGCGTTCCGTCAACTGGTACGAGCGCGAAGCGTTCGACCTGTACGGCATCCTGTTCGAAGGCCATAACGACCTGCGCCGCATCCTCACCGACTACGGCTTCATCGGCCATCCGTTCCGCAAGGACTTCCCGATGTCCGGTTACGTCGAAATGCGTTACGACCCCGAACAGAAGCGCGTGATCTACCAAGCCGTGACGATCGAGCCGCGTGAAATCATTCCGCGCGTGATCCGCGAAGAAACCTACGGGATGAAATAA
- a CDS encoding NuoB/complex I 20 kDa subunit family protein, which produces MSIEGVLNEGFITTTADKLINWARTGSMFPMTFGLACCAVEMMHTGAARYDMDRFGVVFRPSPRQSDVMIVAGTLCNKMAPALRKVYDQMPEPRWVISMGSCANGGGYYHYSYSVVRGCDRIVPVDVYVPGCPPTAEALLYGILQLQNKIKRTNTIAR; this is translated from the coding sequence ATGTCAATTGAAGGCGTATTAAACGAAGGTTTCATCACCACGACAGCAGACAAGCTGATCAACTGGGCGCGTACCGGGTCGATGTTCCCGATGACGTTCGGCCTGGCTTGCTGCGCCGTCGAAATGATGCACACGGGCGCGGCCCGCTACGACATGGACCGCTTCGGCGTCGTGTTCCGTCCCTCGCCGCGCCAGTCCGACGTGATGATCGTCGCCGGCACCTTGTGCAACAAGATGGCGCCCGCCCTGCGCAAGGTCTACGACCAGATGCCGGAACCGCGCTGGGTCATCTCGATGGGTTCCTGCGCCAACGGCGGCGGTTACTATCACTATTCGTACTCGGTGGTGCGCGGTTGCGACCGCATCGTGCCGGTCGATGTCTACGTGCCGGGCTGTCCGCCGACCGCTGAAGCGCTGCTGTACGGAATTCTGCAATTGCAGAACAAGATCAAGCGCACCAATACCATCGCACGTTAA
- a CDS encoding NADH-quinone oxidoreductase subunit A, whose amino-acid sequence MNLDNYFPVLMFILVGIGVGVVPQVLGYLLSPHKPDSAKLSPYECGFEAFEDARMKFDVRYYLVAILFILFDLETAFFFPWGVSMRELGWSGFVTMMVFIAEFVVGFWYIWKKGALDWE is encoded by the coding sequence GTGAACCTCGATAATTATTTCCCCGTCCTGATGTTCATCCTGGTCGGCATCGGTGTCGGTGTCGTCCCGCAGGTACTCGGATATCTGCTCTCTCCCCACAAGCCCGATTCCGCCAAACTGTCGCCTTACGAGTGCGGCTTTGAAGCGTTCGAAGACGCGCGCATGAAGTTCGACGTCCGCTACTATCTGGTGGCAATCCTGTTTATTTTGTTTGATCTGGAAACGGCATTCTTCTTCCCCTGGGGCGTCTCCATGCGTGAGCTGGGCTGGTCCGGCTTCGTGACGATGATGGTGTTCATCGCCGAGTTTGTGGTCGGTTTTTGGTATATCTGGAAGAAAGGTGCCCTTGATTGGGAATAA
- the secG gene encoding preprotein translocase subunit SecG, whose protein sequence is MNTLFNLVVVVQVISALAIIGLVLLQHGKGADMGAAFGSGASGSLFGATGSSNFMSKSTGVAAAVFFGATLGLAFFATKNKNHAGGGVMDRATVTAPAPAPATGPGAIPSTAPAAPVAAPNAPVTGGAVPAAAPAAATNVPEVPVNPVPK, encoded by the coding sequence ATGAACACGTTGTTCAATCTGGTAGTTGTTGTACAGGTTATTTCCGCTCTGGCGATTATCGGTCTGGTCTTGCTGCAGCATGGCAAGGGCGCCGATATGGGAGCGGCCTTCGGTTCCGGCGCGTCCGGCAGTCTGTTCGGCGCCACCGGCTCCTCGAACTTCATGTCGAAGTCGACCGGCGTGGCCGCCGCGGTGTTTTTCGGTGCGACCCTGGGCCTGGCGTTCTTTGCCACCAAAAACAAGAACCACGCCGGCGGCGGTGTGATGGACCGCGCTACCGTGACGGCACCAGCGCCGGCGCCAGCGACCGGCCCGGGCGCCATCCCGTCCACCGCACCGGCAGCTCCCGTGGCGGCGCCGAATGCGCCAGTGACCGGTGGCGCTGTTCCTGCCGCTGCGCCGGCAGCGGCGACAAACGTACCGGAAGTACCTGTTAATCCCGTGCCAAAGTAA
- the tpiA gene encoding triose-phosphate isomerase: protein MRRKLVVGNWKMNGSRAANASLLAGIVAGVNAADASCAVCAPAPYLSQCQDALSGSPVAWGAQDVSAQPGGAFTGEVAAAMLADFACTYVIVGHSERRAYHGESSELVAKKTVAVLDAGMTPIVCVGETLAERDAGQTAAVVSGQLGAVLDLVGERMAQIVVAYEPVWAIGTGKTATPAMAQEVHAQLRAQLMAKNAVAAETVQILYGGSMKPDNALELMAQPDIDGGLIGGAALKAADFLAILHAAN, encoded by the coding sequence ATGCGTCGCAAACTCGTCGTAGGAAATTGGAAGATGAATGGCAGCCGTGCCGCGAATGCAAGCCTGTTGGCTGGCATTGTCGCTGGTGTGAATGCCGCTGATGCCTCTTGTGCCGTGTGTGCGCCGGCACCCTATCTGTCCCAGTGCCAGGATGCCTTGAGCGGCAGCCCGGTGGCCTGGGGCGCGCAGGATGTCTCGGCCCAGCCGGGCGGCGCCTTCACCGGCGAAGTCGCGGCAGCCATGCTGGCCGATTTTGCGTGCACGTACGTCATCGTCGGCCACTCCGAGCGGCGCGCCTATCATGGCGAAAGCAGCGAGCTGGTGGCGAAGAAAACCGTCGCCGTCCTCGACGCGGGCATGACCCCGATCGTGTGCGTCGGCGAAACCCTGGCCGAACGTGATGCCGGCCAGACCGCCGCCGTGGTGTCGGGCCAGCTTGGCGCCGTGCTCGACCTGGTGGGCGAGCGGATGGCGCAGATTGTCGTCGCCTACGAACCGGTCTGGGCGATCGGCACCGGCAAGACGGCCACGCCAGCCATGGCCCAGGAAGTCCATGCCCAGTTGCGCGCGCAGCTGATGGCCAAGAATGCAGTAGCGGCCGAGACAGTGCAGATTTTGTACGGCGGCAGCATGAAGCCCGATAACGCCCTGGAATTGATGGCTCAGCCTGATATCGACGGCGGCTTGATCGGCGGGGCGGCACTGAAGGCGGCGGATTTCCTTGCCATCCTTCATGCAGCCAATTGA
- a CDS encoding NAD(P)H-quinone oxidoreductase, whose protein sequence is MRAIEIKQPGPPDVLQLCERPVPELKPGAVLIRVHAAGINRPDVLQRLGHYPVPPGASDLPGLEVAGEIVGGDLSGSTFRQGDMVCALVQGGGYAEFCAAPLQQCLPVPAGLSALEAASLPENYFTVWSNVFDRARLAAGETLLVQGGTSGIGVTAIQLAAAFGLRVFATAGSAAKCRATEALGAERGIDYRAEDFAAVVKALTDNKGVDVILDMVGGDYLPREIDCLADDGRIALIALLGGAKATIDLGQVLRRRLTISGSTLRPRPVAFKGAIAANLREHVWPLFEAGKIGPVIFKTFPLEQAAQAHALMESSTHIGKIMLQVV, encoded by the coding sequence ATGCGTGCCATCGAAATCAAGCAACCCGGCCCTCCCGATGTTCTGCAACTGTGCGAGCGTCCCGTCCCTGAACTGAAACCCGGCGCAGTGCTGATCCGCGTGCACGCGGCCGGCATCAATCGTCCCGACGTGCTGCAGCGCCTCGGCCATTACCCGGTCCCGCCGGGCGCGTCCGACCTGCCGGGCCTCGAAGTGGCCGGCGAGATCGTCGGCGGCGACCTGTCCGGCAGCACCTTCCGGCAAGGCGACATGGTGTGCGCCCTGGTCCAGGGCGGCGGCTACGCCGAATTCTGCGCCGCCCCGCTCCAGCAATGCCTGCCCGTGCCCGCCGGCCTGTCCGCGCTCGAAGCGGCCTCCCTGCCTGAAAACTACTTCACGGTCTGGAGCAACGTGTTCGACCGCGCCAGACTGGCCGCCGGCGAAACCCTGCTGGTGCAGGGCGGTACCTCCGGCATCGGCGTGACCGCCATCCAGCTCGCCGCCGCCTTCGGCCTGCGCGTATTCGCCACCGCCGGCAGCGCCGCCAAATGCCGCGCCACCGAAGCGCTCGGCGCCGAACGCGGCATCGATTACAGGGCCGAAGACTTCGCCGCCGTGGTCAAGGCGCTCACCGACAACAAGGGTGTCGACGTCATCCTCGACATGGTCGGCGGCGACTACCTGCCGCGCGAAATCGATTGCCTGGCCGACGATGGCCGCATCGCCCTGATCGCCCTGCTGGGCGGCGCCAAGGCGACGATCGACCTGGGCCAGGTGCTGCGCCGCCGCCTGACCATTTCCGGCTCGACCCTGCGCCCGCGCCCGGTCGCCTTCAAGGGCGCCATCGCCGCCAATCTGCGCGAACACGTCTGGCCGCTGTTCGAAGCGGGCAAGATCGGCCCCGTCATTTTCAAGACCTTCCCCCTCGAACAGGCCGCCCAGGCCCACGCGCTGATGGAGAGTTCCACCCATATCGGGAAGATCATGCTGCAAGTGGTGTGA
- a CDS encoding tetratricopeptide repeat protein — protein sequence MKKLLVAMIVALGLHGSALAGFTEGANAYNARDYARALREVAPLARAGHVEAQHLLGLMYYMGRGVARDYKQAMLWHRKAAEQGKADAQYVVGAMYYTGNAVPLDHKEAIAWFRKAAEQGHAEAQHALGLMYRYHAAGMPQDKVLAYMLWNLAAAAGNANATEQRAAIAKRMTQEQIDEAQALSRAWRPGTPLPRQSRSGAGMG from the coding sequence ATGAAAAAATTACTTGTTGCGATGATTGTCGCACTTGGCCTGCACGGCAGCGCGCTGGCCGGCTTTACCGAAGGCGCCAACGCCTACAATGCGCGCGACTATGCGCGCGCGCTGAGGGAAGTCGCGCCGCTGGCGCGGGCGGGGCATGTGGAGGCCCAGCATTTGCTCGGCCTCATGTATTACATGGGACGCGGGGTGGCGCGCGACTACAAGCAAGCCATGCTGTGGCACCGCAAGGCGGCCGAGCAGGGCAAGGCCGATGCGCAGTATGTGGTGGGGGCGATGTACTACACCGGCAATGCGGTGCCGCTTGATCACAAGGAAGCGATCGCGTGGTTCCGCAAGGCGGCCGAGCAGGGGCATGCGGAGGCGCAGCATGCGCTGGGGCTGATGTACCGGTATCACGCGGCGGGCATGCCGCAGGATAAGGTGCTGGCGTATATGTTGTGGAACCTGGCGGCGGCCGCTGGCAATGCGAATGCGACCGAGCAGAGGGCGGCGATCGCCAAGCGCATGACGCAGGAGCAGATCGACGAGGCGCAGGCGCTGTCGCGCGCGTGGCGTCCGGGGACGCCGTTGCCGAGGCAATCGCGTAGCGGGGCAGGGATGGGGTAG
- a CDS encoding GIN domain-containing protein, with protein sequence MNQFFHAGALAAALCTLFAPASAASDGSVTETRMVDARAQRVRLDGAIDLRLRQGAVPSLVISGDKRLMSSITTEQDGDTLSIGSEGRGHSVRAELTLPTLREVASESIGWTDVSGFSGDELELSLEGAGSMKVNCNYRLVSASLGGVGSMNLQGVASDGVDLVLRGAGYATLSGGAKWLKVNLGGLGGLDAQHFQVDSVTLDLNGLGNAAVMARQSATLRLSGLGSVTVYGKPPNRNVKVDGLGKVSWK encoded by the coding sequence ATGAATCAGTTTTTCCACGCCGGCGCGCTGGCGGCAGCCTTGTGCACCTTGTTTGCCCCGGCCAGCGCCGCGTCGGACGGCAGTGTCACCGAAACGCGCATGGTCGATGCCAGGGCGCAGCGGGTCAGGCTGGACGGGGCCATCGATTTGCGCCTGCGCCAGGGCGCCGTGCCCAGTCTGGTCATCAGCGGCGACAAGCGTCTGATGAGCTCCATCACCACCGAGCAGGATGGCGACACCTTGTCGATCGGCAGCGAAGGGCGCGGCCACAGCGTGCGGGCCGAACTGACCCTGCCGACCTTGCGCGAAGTAGCGTCCGAAAGCATCGGCTGGACCGATGTCAGCGGTTTTTCGGGCGACGAGCTGGAGCTGTCGCTGGAGGGGGCCGGTTCGATGAAGGTCAATTGCAATTACCGTCTCGTCAGCGCCAGCCTGGGCGGGGTAGGCAGCATGAACCTGCAGGGCGTGGCCAGCGACGGTGTGGACCTGGTGCTGCGCGGGGCAGGGTATGCGACCCTGAGCGGCGGCGCGAAGTGGCTCAAGGTCAATCTGGGCGGCTTGGGCGGACTCGACGCCCAGCACTTCCAGGTCGATAGCGTGACCCTCGACTTGAACGGACTAGGCAATGCCGCGGTGATGGCGCGCCAGAGCGCAACCCTGCGCCTGAGCGGGCTCGGTTCGGTGACGGTGTACGGCAAGCCGCCCAACCGCAATGTCAAGGTTGATGGCCTTGGCAAAGTCAGCTGGAAATAA
- a CDS encoding FAD-dependent oxidoreductase, which yields MSATTAPSNAARGTPSYDAIVIGSGPGGASVARELASRGLRVLILEQGSAAPLSGTLGQMARIAAIPGKGAFVHRDGSLLVQGINAGGSSSINFATAADPPLARFAAHGIDLAPALRALRAELPIGPLPDTLIGPMAARIMQGARALGMEWHKLDKMIRPQLCRTGCWRCAYGCPFGAKWSARDFIDEACRHGATLIDAARATRVLLEHGKAVGVEYLRDGTARHALAPLVILAGGGVGSPRLLHQSGLRAQTSSLFSDPVVALMGSVDGLDGGAEVPMAAGMRLDEAGITLADMTLPKPMYQGFTAQAGRFDRLFAHRRTLSIMVKIGDQTGGAVGPRWVDKTLHPVDRSKFAQGEAMARAILAACGASHVFKSRHFAAHPGGSVPIGDGVDGTLQAGAPGLFVCDASVIPGPWGLPPTLTLLCLGKWLGQHLAR from the coding sequence ATGTCCGCCACCACAGCCCCCTCGAACGCCGCGCGCGGCACGCCCTCGTACGATGCGATCGTCATCGGCAGCGGACCCGGCGGCGCCAGCGTGGCGCGCGAACTGGCCAGCCGCGGCTTGCGCGTGCTGATCCTCGAACAGGGCAGCGCCGCCCCGCTCAGCGGTACCCTGGGCCAGATGGCGCGCATCGCCGCCATTCCCGGCAAAGGCGCCTTCGTCCACCGCGACGGCTCGCTGCTGGTCCAGGGCATCAACGCCGGCGGCAGCTCCAGCATCAATTTCGCCACCGCCGCCGATCCGCCCCTGGCCCGCTTCGCCGCGCACGGCATCGACCTGGCGCCGGCGCTGCGGGCGCTGCGCGCCGAACTGCCGATCGGGCCGCTTCCCGATACCCTGATCGGCCCGATGGCGGCCCGCATCATGCAAGGCGCGCGCGCGCTGGGCATGGAGTGGCACAAGCTCGACAAGATGATCCGTCCCCAGCTGTGCCGCACAGGCTGCTGGCGTTGCGCCTATGGCTGCCCGTTCGGGGCCAAGTGGAGCGCGCGCGACTTCATCGACGAGGCTTGCCGCCACGGCGCCACCCTGATCGATGCGGCGCGCGCCACCCGCGTGCTGCTCGAACACGGCAAGGCGGTCGGGGTGGAGTACCTGCGCGATGGCACGGCGCGCCATGCGCTGGCGCCGCTGGTGATCCTGGCCGGCGGCGGGGTCGGCAGTCCGCGCCTGTTGCACCAGAGCGGCTTGCGGGCGCAAACCAGCAGCCTGTTCAGCGATCCGGTGGTGGCCCTGATGGGCAGCGTGGATGGCCTCGACGGCGGCGCCGAGGTGCCGATGGCGGCCGGCATGCGCCTGGACGAGGCCGGCATTACCCTGGCCGACATGACCTTGCCCAAGCCGATGTACCAGGGTTTTACCGCGCAGGCCGGGCGCTTCGACCGCCTGTTCGCGCATCGCCGCACGCTCTCCATCATGGTCAAGATCGGCGACCAGACGGGCGGCGCGGTGGGCCCGCGCTGGGTCGACAAGACCTTGCACCCGGTCGACCGCAGCAAATTCGCGCAAGGCGAGGCGATGGCGCGCGCGATCCTGGCCGCTTGCGGCGCCAGCCATGTGTTCAAGAGCCGCCATTTCGCCGCGCATCCGGGTGGCAGCGTGCCCATCGGCGACGGCGTCGATGGCACCTTGCAAGCCGGGGCACCCGGCCTGTTTGTCTGCGACGCCTCGGTCATTCCGGGGCCGTGGGGCTTGCCGCCGACATTGACCTTGCTGTGCCTGGGCAAATGGCTGGGCCAGCACCTGGCGCGCTGA
- a CDS encoding methyl-accepting chemotaxis protein, whose product MLEAASIVEHERQDGFDGVKLSGDVFGALINLSGRRRFTSQRVVLYAVLASMGHAGAAATARETLALFRDAHVTLVEGKGGLPGVFCAQLRDAYFGVLQGDRVIRDFIALAESTLDAIVGEGRGAPALLDELVRSATALLSVLNGLTLVYEEQSKRHAQLQKRQLQVMMGEIKTIARQARMVAFNAQVVAARAGQAGKEFSVVASSMTMITGEIDDLVHQALNGALAC is encoded by the coding sequence ATGTTGGAAGCTGCGAGCATCGTGGAACACGAGCGCCAGGATGGCTTTGACGGCGTCAAGCTGTCGGGCGATGTTTTCGGCGCCTTGATCAATCTGTCGGGCCGGCGCCGCTTCACGTCGCAGCGGGTGGTCCTGTACGCGGTGCTGGCCTCGATGGGCCACGCGGGTGCGGCCGCCACCGCGCGCGAGACCCTGGCGCTGTTTCGCGACGCCCATGTGACCCTGGTCGAAGGCAAGGGCGGCTTGCCGGGCGTATTCTGCGCCCAGTTGCGCGACGCCTATTTCGGCGTGCTGCAGGGCGACCGCGTGATCCGCGACTTTATCGCCCTGGCCGAATCGACCCTCGACGCCATCGTCGGCGAAGGCCGTGGCGCGCCCGCGCTGCTCGACGAGCTGGTACGCAGCGCCACCGCCCTGCTGAGCGTGCTCAACGGCCTGACCCTGGTATATGAGGAACAATCGAAGCGCCACGCCCAGCTGCAAAAGCGCCAGCTGCAGGTGATGATGGGCGAGATCAAGACCATCGCCAGGCAAGCCCGCATGGTCGCCTTCAATGCCCAGGTCGTCGCCGCGCGCGCCGGCCAGGCCGGCAAGGAGTTTTCCGTGGTGGCCAGCAGCATGACCATGATCACCGGCGAAATCGACGATCTGGTGCACCAGGCGCTGAACGGCGCGCTGGCCTGCTGA